A single genomic interval of Helianthus annuus cultivar XRQ/B chromosome 13, HanXRQr2.0-SUNRISE, whole genome shotgun sequence harbors:
- the LOC110901708 gene encoding uncharacterized protein LOC110901708, whose translation MTAITNSCQFHGRDDEDAPAHINRITRLCNTFSIEGVNLDARYLQVFPFSLAGRAAVWFDSQPAGTFSTWAGLRDAFLGMYFPPAKASRLRDQIHSFRMEPDEPYHLAWERFQTLITRCSQHRLSNWALVEKFYNGLTPEIRARFDTSAGGQLMGKKTMAECNDLFETFAHSDMDYSTTSRTSIPVRTTSAGRGVNQVSLDPSVAAVVETLRQEFRQELSEIKKKVDRCEVCRGGLDTIDCPTITLEQVEYIAGQSRGPTNPFNNSNSNWRGSGNSSGYRSSGNPPGFPSGQYQSRGPGICTNFSSGQFGGSGSSGQFSSGGPTQESQGSGKAPEVSTNRLEEMFAQMMTQTQAFMKNQEQTNKNNELQLKNQQAALLDLQRTVGGLAKQLQEHPPGQFSGNTFPNPANQSAKAITTRSGKSLGEVVREREVEEVEEEVDEEIEMEAPGKLKINLPFIEALQSMPKYAKFLKDLLKRKERIGELSKIPLTGGCSAVVLNKLPEKLTDPGTFTIPCFFGGAVTPAHALADLGASINLMPFSLYERLGLGELTPTRMSLSLADRSVKYPRGIVENLLVKVDRFVFPVDFVVLDMEADERVPIILGRPFLRTAKAIIDVFDGKISLRAGDEIVTFDIDRAMRHPSGRDDDSDRVIPGADLVGEGVVDEHYEDEVDEVEEEQLDESDESSAEPLELDAISDESTPVEIPPPL comes from the exons ATGACCGCCATCACCAATTCCTGCCAGTTCCATGGTCGTGACGACGAGGATGCCCCCGCTCATATCAATCGCATCACTCGCCTCTGCAACACCTTCTCCATTGAGGGTGTTAATCTTGATGCTAGGTATCTTCAGGTCTTTCCGTTCTCGCTCGCTGGACGCGCAGCCGTCTGGTTCGATTCCCAGCCCGCTGGCACTTTTAGTACTTGGGCAGGCCTTCGCGATGCATTCTTAGGCATGTATTTTCCGCCAGCCAAGGCGTCTCGCCTTCGTGACCAGATTCACTCATTTCGTATGGAGCCAGATGAGCCGTATCACTTAGCTTGGGAGCGTTTTCAGACCTTGATTACCCGTTGTTCCCAGCATCGTCTATCTAATTGGGCGTTAGTAGAGAAATTCTACAATGGTCTTACTCCTGAGATTAGAGCTCGTTTTGATACTTCAGCAGGAGGTCAGCTTATGGGAAAGAAGACAATGGCGGAGTGTAATGATTTGTTTGAGACTTTTGCCCACTCCGATATGGATTACAGTACTACCAGCAGGACTTCCATTCCTGTGCGTACCACCTCGGCCGGTCGAGGGGTAAACCAAGTTAGCTTGGATCCATCGGTAGCTGCTGTAGTTGAGACTTTGAGGCAGGAGTTTAGGCAGGAGTTGAGTGAGATAAAGAAGAAAGTCGATAGGTGTGAGGTTTGTCGAGGAGGGCTTGATACTATAGATTGTCCTACTATCACTCTTGAGCAGGTAGAGTACATAGCCGGTCAGTCTAGGGGTCCCACGAATCCGTTCAATAATTCTAACTCCAACTGGCGAGGTAGTGGTAATTCGAGTGGTTATCGTTCGTCTGGAAATCCTCCTGGATTTCCATCTGGTCAGTATCAGAGTAGAGGGCCCGGTATTTGCACGAATTTTAGTTCAGGGCAGTTTGGTGGGTCAGGTTCGAGTGGGCAGTTTTCGAGTGGAGGACCGACTCAGGAGAGTCAGGGTAGTGGGAAGGCTCCTGAGGTTAGTACGAACAGGTTGGAGGAGATGTTTGCCCAGATGATGACGCAGACCCAGGCGTTCATGAAAAACCAGGAGCAGACTAACAAAAATAACGAACTCCAGCTCAAGAATCAGCAGGCCGCTCTCCTCGATCTTCAGAGAACAGTAGGCGGGCTTGCTAAGCAGTTACAGGAGCACCCACCGGGTCAGTTTTCGGGAAACACTTTCCCGAATCCTGCGAATCAGTCAGCGAAGGCGATTACGACCCGTAGTGGGAAGAGTTTGGGAGAGGTTGTGAGAGAAAGAGAGGTTGAAGAAGTAGAGGAGGAAGTCGATGAGGAGATCgagatggaggctccaggcaag TTGAAGATCAATCTTCCGTTCATCGAGGCGCTTCAGTCTATGCCTAAGTACGCGAAATTCCTTAAAGATCTTTTGAAGCGTAAGGAGAGAATCGGTGAGCTTTCAAAAATTCCGTTGACAGGAGGTTGCTCCGCGGTAGTCTTGAATAAGCTACCAGAGAAGTTGACCGACCCTGGTActttcacgattccatgtttcTTTGGGGGAGCCGTTACCCCTGCTCACGCCTTAGCCGATTTAGGGGCCAGCATCAATCTGATGCCATTTTCGTTGTATGAGCGACTTGGTCTAGGAGAGCTTACACCCACGCGCATGTCATTGTCCTTggctgatcgatcagtcaagtaTCCTCGTGGGATAGTAGAGAATTTGTTGGTGAAGGTTGATAGGTTTGTGTTCCCAGTAGATTTCGTTGTGCTCGATATGGAGGCCGATGAGAGAGTTCCTATTATTCTTGGCCGTCCATTCCTTCGAACCGCAAAGGCGATTATCGACGTCTTTGACGGTAAGATTTCTCTTCGTGCGGGTGACGAGATTGTCACATTCGATATTGATAGAGCGATGCGGCATCCTAGTGGTCGTGATGATGATAGTGACCGTGTCATTCC TGGAGCTGATTTAGTAGGTGAGGGAGTTGTTGACGAGCATTATGAGGATGAGGTAGATGAGGTAGAGGAGGAGCAGTTAGATGAGAGTGATGAGTCGAGTGCTGAGCCGTTAGAGCTCGATGCGATTAGTGATGAGAGTACTCCTGTAGAGATTCCACCGCCTTTATAA